In Cicer arietinum cultivar CDC Frontier isolate Library 1 chromosome 7, Cicar.CDCFrontier_v2.0, whole genome shotgun sequence, the genomic window CAAGCAGGTAGCCACTCCTGTGAGCTCCGGCGATCGGAGTAACCATCATCTTCAAGCTTAACCAGCAGTGAAGACTCGTGATCATCATAGGTGCTTGTATTGAAGTTCTTGTTCAACTGATGGAAGGAAGGAACCAACACCTTTTCCATCCATTCATCTATTGTGGTTTGGCCTAACCACACTCCGCTTGTGATCTTGTCAAGAGCCTCCTCTTGTACTTCAATTGAGATCCCATTTCCAACCACAGCAGAGAATCTTTTTGCAATGGATGCAGAGAAATTGCGACGGATAAGATCGAAATTCAATGGCTTGAAGACAATGGCATCATCCACAGAATCCAGAAGCTCGCGAGGTTTTGAGGGTGACCTTCCATTGTGATTGTTGTCTTCATGGTCCACTGTGAAATCACTGGAATTGAGTGATCCATCTGCCCTGTCTTCATCACCATCCGCGGCTTCATTTAGATCAAATGATAAACCTGAATTCACTTCCTTTCTAGGCTTCAAAGACCTGTCTTCATTGGATAACCAACTGGGTCTGCGCTTAGATACCTTCTTGGTCACTGATAACCGCAGTTGCCAACCTCCACTTGCTGAATTTGCAAGCTTTTCTTCGTCTAGTGAAGTGCCATTGGACAGGTAGCTGAGGTCCTCTGGCAACCAATTTGAAGTGAGGATAAACATGACATTTCCAAGACTGATTTCGCGGCCATGAGAATCAGGGAACCGTCCTTGCTCCATGGCTCGTTTGATGTTCCCACGAAGAAGGGTGTTGGCCTCATCAATATCCTCAAGCATGATGACAGAATGTGGGTTCCTTCGAATGGTCTCTACTATACGATCAAGAACTGTTTTTCCACGGAAGTGATGGACATCAGAGTCTCCATCCCCACGTCGTTGTGCAAGAGAGATTACTACTGGACTGGATCCTGATACCAGTTCAGAAAGTGCCCCTGCCATTTTCTTCTTGCCAATTCTGTCAGGACCCGTGAACAATAACCATGTGTCGCCCTTTGACCTTCTTTTACCATTGCCTAATTTGCACTGAGTCACTGTGGTGGCCACCGCAGATGCTGCATCCTGCTGCCACCACACCTTATCTGACAGACTTTTCAGTATCCTCTTGAAAGAGTCAGCATCCAGTAATTTTTTGCTATGTAAATCATCAAACTTGTCCTGTGACTCAGAAGACAGGGAACTCAAAAAGTCATTAATACGCTCTCTCTGTGTCTCTTCTGGAATGGCATCAGATGGCTTGGTTTGTCCAAGAACCAGCTCAGTGGTTACTGAACTTAGTCGTGGGCTCACCGTGGGTTCCAATTGCTGGATAGGCATTGAGTTCGAGCTCAATTGAAGAGAGCATCCCAAATTTTTATTTGGAAGTACTTTGGGTTGAAATTGGCGCCCCAGCAAATTCACATTATATAGGTTAGCCATTGAAAAAGGAGTGGGAGCAATCCTCTCAGTGCTCACATTTTGCTGATGAAATTTAGGATGTAAATTCAAGCAGGAATCTTTCCATTTCTTTTGTATTTCTTGAGTCCTCTTCTTTTCATTCCCTTCTTGGCTATTGCTCTATTAAAAGACAAAAGAACACAATAATTAAAACTCAGTCTATTATTTCTTAACACCACCTACCAACCAATATAATTGTTTTAACCAAATTTACCTGGGCCTGATCCATTACTTTAGCATTATCGTTGTTACTTCTAGCATTTTGCAACCATTGTGGAAGGGGCGCTCGAGAGGCATCTGACTTGTGTTCAATATCAGATTTCTCAGTTTCTTTCAACACATCCGCTACTTCTTGCTCACAGTTCTTCATACACTGTGGGCAACAAGTTGATGCTGATGTAGGATCTACATTCTCTGAGGCACGCCTCAGTGGAGTGATTGCCGTAGTTTGCAGGGCCTTTAATGGGGACAAAGACTCGAGTGTGTTGCCGAGAATTCCATTGGTCCCAAGCCTGAGcacacaagaaaataaaattgtcacACAACAAACTAAAATTGTCACACAGCCATACCAAATTTGGGAGACAGATTAACAGTGTTTCATAGCCGTGTCAAGCTAATAGAGCCAATAGTACAAAAGTAAACAACAAGCTAGTATTCTCCTGTCTTATAAAACtgtctctaaaaacaagaacatCCCACGTTTTcctttcaaaacaaaatatgag contains:
- the LOC101508071 gene encoding protein SUPPRESSOR OF MAX2 1; the protein is MRAGLSTIQQTLTPEAASVLNHSIAEAGRRNHGQTTPLHVAATLLASPSGFLRQACIKSHPNSSHPLQCRALELCFSVALERLPTSQNTAPSAMEPPISNALMAALKRAQAHQRRGYPEQQQQPLLAVKVELEQLIISILDDPSVSRVMREASFSSPAVKSTIEQSLNSIPPPSPAVNSNPIIGLGFRPGMVTPGGAPARNLYMNPRLQQGGVGVQSGQQRGEEVKRVVDILMRTKKRNPVLVGESEPEVAIKEVLKKIENKELGEGAFSNAHVIHLEKEIPSDRAQIPGRIKELGDLIESRLANSTSGAGGGGGGVFINLGDLKWLVEQPVGFGLGNMQQPALAEAGRAAVAEMGRLVAKFGEDGGGRLWLLGTATCETYLRCQVYHPSMENDWDLQAVPITNRAPLPGMFPRLGTNGILGNTLESLSPLKALQTTAITPLRRASENVDPTSASTCCPQCMKNCEQEVADVLKETEKSDIEHKSDASRAPLPQWLQNARSNNDNAKVMDQAQSNSQEGNEKKRTQEIQKKWKDSCLNLHPKFHQQNVSTERIAPTPFSMANLYNVNLLGRQFQPKVLPNKNLGCSLQLSSNSMPIQQLEPTVSPRLSSVTTELVLGQTKPSDAIPEETQRERINDFLSSLSSESQDKFDDLHSKKLLDADSFKRILKSLSDKVWWQQDAASAVATTVTQCKLGNGKRRSKGDTWLLFTGPDRIGKKKMAGALSELVSGSSPVVISLAQRRGDGDSDVHHFRGKTVLDRIVETIRRNPHSVIMLEDIDEANTLLRGNIKRAMEQGRFPDSHGREISLGNVMFILTSNWLPEDLSYLSNGTSLDEEKLANSASGGWQLRLSVTKKVSKRRPSWLSNEDRSLKPRKEVNSGLSFDLNEAADGDEDRADGSLNSSDFTVDHEDNNHNGRSPSKPRELLDSVDDAIVFKPLNFDLIRRNFSASIAKRFSAVVGNGISIEVQEEALDKITSGVWLGQTTIDEWMEKVLVPSFHQLNKNFNTSTYDDHESSLLVKLEDDGYSDRRSSQEWLPACVRLAAE